One region of Brachyhypopomus gauderio isolate BG-103 chromosome 9, BGAUD_0.2, whole genome shotgun sequence genomic DNA includes:
- the echdc2 gene encoding enoyl-CoA hydratase domain-containing protein 2, mitochondrial isoform X2 produces MCRERARNSLGRVFVSQMRELVSNLHHDSTARVVIFRSLVHGVFCAGADLKERAQMTNTEAECFVHGLRSLMNEIAALPMPTVAAVDGFALGGGLELALACDLRTAANTVQMGLIETTRGLLPGAGGSQRLPRAVGFAVAKELIFTGKRVGGQQALELGMVNRAVAQNQSGDAAYSEALNLAREILPQAPVAVRMAKEAMNRGMEVDITTGMAIEGMCYARVIPTRDRQEGMAAFIEKRPPRYTGE; encoded by the exons ATGTGTCGAGAACGAGCACGGAATTCTCTGGGCCGGGTCTTTGTGAGTCAG atgcgaGAGCTGGTGTCAAACCTGCACCATGACTCTACTGCTCGTGTAGTGATCTTTAGGAGCCTGGTGCATGGGGTCTTTTGTGCAG GGGCAGACCTGAAGGAGCGAGCCCAGATGACCAATACTGAGGCTGAGTGCTTTGTGCATGGCCTTCGCTCACTAATGAATGAGATAG CTGCGTTGCCCATGCCGACTGTTGCCGCGGTGGATGGCTTTGCTCTAGGGGGTGGGCTGGAGTTGGCGCTGGCTTGTGACCTCCGCACGGCGG caaacACTGTGCAGATGGGCCTGATCGAAACCACGCGGGGACTACTCCCAGGAGCAG GAGGCAGTCAGAGGTTGCCACGTGCAGTGGGCTTTGCAGTGGCGAAGGAGCTGATTTTTACAGGGAAGCGTGTGGGGGGACAGCAGGCTCTGGAGCTGGGTATGGTCAACCGGGCTGTGGCTCAGAACCAGAGCGGAGATGCTGCCTACAGTGAGGCCTTAAACCTAGCCCGGGAGATCCTCCCTCAG GCTCCTGTGGCGGTCCGAATGGCCAAGGAGGCCATGAACCGAGGGATGGAGGTGGATATCACCACGGGTATGGCCATCGAGGGAATGTGTTACGCCAGA GTCATCCCAACAAGAGACCGGCAGGAGGGAATGGCTGCTTTTATTGAGAAGAGGCCCCCCAGATACACTGGAGAGtaa